One window of the Paenibacillus beijingensis genome contains the following:
- a CDS encoding GcvT family protein gives MLSDQKVVIIGAGVVGCSTAYFLSQKGIRNITVLEQGPLFETGGSTSHAPGLVFQLNGSKTMTRLASETVKCFMSLDLDGQPCFYPVGGLEVAATPERWEELKRKRGLAVSWGIEASLLTPEQCAGHFPLLDPSRVYGGLHVATDGIAKPLRAVQVMARYAKERGAEFYGNIEVTGIEVADGRVTAVKTNDRIYEADVVLCCAGMWGPKIGRMAGVSIPLQPMAHQYAYTSPLKEFADETEEVRLPILRHQDRSLYFRQIFDGIGMGSYQHRPIPVEVEQIARHGETEEMPSVQPFTPEDFGNAWQDATQLLPALKVAPVKRAINGLFSFTPDEMPILGEAAKVKGFWVAEAVWVTHSAGVGKAMAEWMVDGVPDVDLEVCDINRFDSYSQSPAYIKQRCSEAFEKVYNIHHPLEPADSCRNMRLSPFYARQKELGAQFTETNGWEQARWYGANDAMAAGRANNIPERAGWEARYWSRAAGAEHLIALEQAAMFDLTALKKRGRLTGEGAAEFLRMLTTGFSQNRPGYASSALMLNERGGIKGDLNAVCLSDTDFFFTVKGAVEWDWVQRQLRQSPFASSVRIEDLSSGTCTIGILGPMAADIMQAADRTAFNPGRWIPGQARELHIDTVPVMVVYLPTFGLPGWELYTSHDQGLRLWDLLWEAGRPHGLIAAGSQAYDSLRLESRTPDYGKDYWSEHDPYEAGIEEAVEAGKTGFIGDRALSERRAAGPKQSLTVLTVDDPSVVIMGYEPVFDGDKAAGFITSTGYGYSEGGTIAYAWLSPQAALAGKTLQVEYFGRRYPVTVAAQYSVAAK, from the coding sequence TTGCTGTCAGATCAAAAGGTGGTCATTATCGGAGCGGGAGTGGTTGGTTGCAGCACCGCGTATTTCTTGAGTCAAAAAGGAATTCGCAACATCACGGTGCTGGAACAGGGGCCGTTGTTCGAAACCGGCGGATCGACCTCCCATGCCCCAGGCTTGGTGTTTCAACTGAACGGATCCAAAACAATGACCCGGCTCGCGTCCGAAACCGTCAAATGCTTCATGAGCCTCGACCTTGACGGCCAGCCGTGTTTCTATCCGGTCGGCGGGCTCGAAGTGGCGGCCACGCCAGAACGATGGGAAGAGCTCAAGCGCAAGCGCGGACTGGCCGTCTCATGGGGGATAGAAGCTTCGCTCCTTACGCCGGAACAGTGCGCTGGACATTTTCCGCTGCTGGATCCTTCCAGAGTTTACGGAGGATTGCATGTGGCTACAGACGGAATCGCCAAACCTCTCCGTGCCGTACAGGTAATGGCCCGATATGCGAAGGAACGGGGGGCCGAGTTTTACGGAAATATCGAAGTTACCGGCATCGAGGTTGCAGATGGCCGGGTTACGGCGGTAAAAACAAACGACCGTATCTATGAAGCCGATGTTGTGCTTTGCTGCGCAGGCATGTGGGGACCAAAGATCGGCCGGATGGCGGGGGTTTCCATCCCTCTTCAGCCGATGGCGCATCAATATGCGTATACTTCCCCCTTAAAGGAATTTGCCGATGAGACGGAAGAAGTACGGCTGCCAATCCTCCGGCATCAGGACCGCTCGCTTTATTTCAGGCAAATTTTCGACGGAATCGGCATGGGCTCCTATCAGCATCGGCCCATACCTGTCGAAGTCGAACAGATCGCCCGTCACGGCGAGACGGAAGAAATGCCGTCCGTCCAGCCGTTCACTCCGGAAGATTTCGGGAACGCATGGCAGGACGCAACCCAGCTGCTTCCGGCCTTGAAGGTTGCGCCGGTCAAGCGCGCGATTAACGGACTCTTCTCCTTCACTCCGGACGAGATGCCGATCTTGGGCGAGGCCGCCAAGGTCAAAGGATTTTGGGTTGCTGAAGCGGTTTGGGTAACACATTCGGCAGGCGTCGGCAAAGCGATGGCCGAGTGGATGGTCGACGGCGTACCGGATGTTGATTTGGAAGTGTGCGACATCAATCGTTTCGATTCCTATTCCCAAAGCCCTGCTTACATCAAACAGCGTTGTTCGGAAGCGTTCGAGAAAGTTTATAACATTCACCATCCTCTGGAGCCTGCCGATTCTTGTCGCAATATGAGATTAAGTCCGTTCTACGCGAGGCAGAAAGAGCTTGGCGCACAATTTACGGAAACGAACGGGTGGGAGCAAGCGCGGTGGTACGGGGCGAACGACGCAATGGCAGCCGGACGAGCAAATAACATCCCGGAGCGCGCCGGATGGGAAGCCCGGTATTGGTCGCGGGCTGCAGGCGCAGAACATCTTATTGCACTTGAACAGGCGGCGATGTTTGATCTTACGGCTTTGAAGAAGCGCGGCCGGTTGACCGGCGAAGGAGCAGCGGAATTTTTGCGGATGCTTACAACCGGTTTCTCGCAAAACCGCCCGGGCTACGCTTCCTCAGCACTCATGCTGAATGAAAGAGGAGGCATTAAAGGGGACCTTAACGCGGTTTGTTTGTCCGATACCGACTTTTTCTTCACGGTCAAAGGAGCGGTGGAATGGGATTGGGTTCAGAGACAGCTTCGGCAGTCGCCTTTCGCATCGTCCGTTCGGATCGAGGATCTGAGCTCGGGTACGTGCACAATAGGGATTCTCGGACCAATGGCCGCCGACATCATGCAAGCGGCAGACCGCACTGCCTTTAATCCCGGCAGGTGGATTCCGGGTCAGGCGCGGGAGCTGCACATCGATACAGTGCCGGTAATGGTCGTTTACCTCCCGACGTTCGGACTTCCCGGATGGGAACTGTACACGAGCCACGATCAAGGACTCAGGCTCTGGGATCTGCTGTGGGAAGCGGGAAGGCCGCACGGGCTGATTGCAGCCGGTAGTCAGGCTTACGATAGTTTGCGGCTCGAATCACGTACCCCGGACTATGGAAAAGATTACTGGAGCGAACATGATCCTTACGAAGCGGGAATCGAGGAGGCGGTCGAGGCGGGTAAGACCGGGTTCATCGGCGACAGGGCATTATCGGAGCGGCGAGCCGCCGGTCCCAAGCAATCGCTGACGGTACTGACGGTTGACGATCCGTCGGTGGTCATCATGGGATACGAACCTGTATTCGACGGCGACAAAGCCGCAGGTTTTATTACGAGTACCGGTTACGGATACTCCGAAGGAGGGACCATTGCGTACGCGTGGTTGAGCCCGCAGGCGGCTCTCGCCGGAAAAACGCTGCAGGTCGAATATTTCGGGCGCCGTTACCCGGTAACGGTTGCCGCACAATATTCAGTTGCCGCCAAGTAA
- a CDS encoding lipoate--protein ligase family protein produces the protein MWRFIHTGNRSPAENMAIDEAILAAQEKGLVPPTVRFYGWNPASVSIGYFQPSKEIDFGALRERGLGFVRRATGGRAVLHDNELTYSLIVPENYPGIPASVTEAYRVLSMGLLLGFRKLGLDARMTGLDVPAGNGAASSPGGPMSAACFDSPSKYELVVEGRKIAGSAQMRSKGVILQHGSILLELDVDTLFEVLRFREPSDKCRMKKVFERKAVAINSCLRHKGLPIATMRDLEQSFRSGFSAGLGTDLVTGELTEYETDLVRRLAQEKYAADSWNLQR, from the coding sequence ATGTGGAGATTCATTCATACCGGAAATCGTTCTCCGGCGGAGAACATGGCGATCGACGAAGCGATACTCGCCGCGCAAGAAAAGGGGCTTGTGCCGCCGACCGTCCGCTTCTACGGCTGGAACCCCGCTTCCGTGTCCATCGGCTATTTTCAGCCGAGCAAGGAGATCGACTTCGGGGCGCTTCGCGAGCGCGGCCTCGGCTTTGTCCGGCGGGCGACCGGGGGACGGGCGGTACTGCATGATAACGAGCTTACCTACAGCCTTATCGTCCCGGAGAATTATCCCGGCATCCCGGCGAGCGTAACGGAAGCTTATCGCGTGCTGAGCATGGGGCTGCTGCTCGGCTTTCGCAAGCTCGGTCTAGACGCCAGGATGACGGGACTGGACGTGCCGGCGGGCAATGGGGCCGCATCTTCCCCGGGCGGGCCGATGTCCGCGGCTTGTTTCGATTCGCCTTCCAAATACGAGCTCGTCGTCGAAGGAAGAAAAATTGCGGGCAGCGCGCAGATGCGTTCCAAGGGAGTTATCCTTCAGCACGGCTCGATCCTGCTGGAGCTAGACGTGGATACGCTGTTCGAGGTTCTCCGTTTCCGCGAGCCGTCCGACAAATGCCGAATGAAGAAGGTTTTTGAACGCAAAGCGGTGGCCATTAATTCATGCCTTCGTCATAAAGGCCTGCCGATTGCGACGATGCGGGATCTGGAGCAGTCTTTCCGGTCCGGATTCTCGGCAGGACTGGGCACAGATCTTGTTACCGGGGAGCTCACCGAATACGAGACGGATCTGGTGAGGCGCCTGGCTCAAGAGAAGTATGCCGCTGACAGCTGGAACCTGCAAAGATAA